A single window of Calditrichota bacterium DNA harbors:
- a CDS encoding enoyl-CoA hydratase (Catalyzes the reversible hydration of unsaturated fatty acyl-CoA to beta-hydroxyacyl-CoA), protein MDAGVLFEWISCSLNDGIAVLSLNRPPVNALNRVMVGEISRWLNRAAEQVEARELRVVVLRAEGKHFCAGADLKERRNIPEEEVETIVSSIRETFQKLAELPVPVIAAIHGAALGGGLELALAADFRILSEGARVGLPETSLAIIPGAGGTQRLGRLIGYSNALYWIATARVFSAKEAQKWGVANLVVPKNDLLPTAMNLAAEIAKNGPVAVRAAKKALQKGLEVPLKEALEIERKYYAETIFTQDRLEGIRAFLEKRPPRYEGK, encoded by the coding sequence ATGGATGCCGGTGTGTTGTTTGAGTGGATCTCCTGTTCACTCAACGATGGAATTGCGGTTCTTTCTTTGAATCGGCCCCCGGTCAATGCACTGAACCGGGTGATGGTGGGTGAAATCTCACGCTGGCTGAATCGTGCGGCCGAGCAGGTGGAGGCACGAGAGCTTCGCGTGGTGGTGCTGCGTGCCGAAGGCAAGCACTTTTGTGCCGGGGCCGATTTAAAAGAACGCCGCAATATCCCCGAAGAAGAGGTCGAAACCATTGTTTCGTCCATTCGGGAGACCTTTCAAAAATTGGCCGAACTTCCGGTACCCGTCATTGCGGCCATTCATGGGGCGGCTTTGGGCGGGGGACTGGAGCTGGCTTTGGCAGCCGATTTTCGGATTCTCTCCGAGGGGGCCCGCGTGGGACTTCCGGAAACCAGCCTGGCGATTATCCCCGGTGCCGGGGGGACGCAGCGCCTGGGACGGCTAATCGGCTACAGCAATGCCCTTTATTGGATTGCCACGGCCCGGGTCTTTTCGGCAAAGGAGGCCCAAAAATGGGGGGTGGCTAATCTTGTGGTGCCCAAAAACGATCTGCTCCCCACGGCCATGAATCTGGCGGCGGAAATAGCCAAAAATGGACCCGTGGCGGTTCGGGCGGCAAAAAAAGCCCTCCAAAAAGGCCTTGAAGTTCCATTGAAAGAGGCGCTTGAAATCGAGCGGAAATATTACGCAGAAACTATTTTCACACAGGATCGACTGGAGGGAATCCGGGCCTTTTTAGAGAAACGCCCCCCGCGATACGAGGGAAAATAG
- a CDS encoding transposase, giving the protein MPYIRIWIHLIWATKDRGKLISRQLNPKLISHIRENAIDKNIHIDFLNCVENHCHALISLGSSQSIQEIARLMKGESSHWVNQKKLSGVKFEWQDEYIAVSI; this is encoded by the coding sequence ATGCCATATATTCGAATTTGGATTCATCTTATCTGGGCGACGAAAGACAGAGGGAAACTTATTTCACGACAGTTGAATCCCAAATTAATCAGTCATATTCGAGAAAATGCAATAGACAAAAATATCCATATTGATTTTTTAAATTGTGTTGAAAATCATTGTCATGCACTTATTTCTCTGGGAAGTTCTCAGTCGATTCAAGAAATAGCTCGATTAATGAAAGGAGAATCTTCTCATTGGGTTAATCAAAAGAAATTGTCAGGGGTGAAATTTGAATGGCAGGATGAGTACATTGCTGTTTCAATT